GGTCATCGATCCCGCGGGGAAGCAGGCCACGACGGCATCGATACCCGTCACACCGGGGGCCAAGGTGGCCTCGATGGTGCTCACGAGCTGATGCACGTGGGGGTAGCTCTCCACGGCGAGCAGTGACGTCACGGCCACAGAACCAAGTTCAGCCACTCGGCCGAGGTCATTGCGCATGAGGTCAACGATCATGAGGTTCTCGGCGCACTCCTTCTCACTAGCGCGAAGTTCACGCGCAAGCTCCTGATCACGCAGCGGGTCAGTCGAACGCGCCCGTGTTCCCTTGATCGGCTTGGTGCGCACACGACCCGACGCCGTCACGTTCAGAAACTGTTCGGGTGACGCGCTCAGAAGTGCTGTCTCGCCGAACCGGAGCAGGCCACCGTGGTGGCTGGGGCTCCCGGCGCGGAGGCGCAGATAGGCCTCCACCGGATCAACGTGTCCGGCCACTTCGATCTCATTGGTGAGACACACCTGGTAGGCGTCACCGGCGCGGATCGAAGCTAGGCACTCGTCGATGAGCGCCGCATACCGTGTTGGAGTGTGGCGCCACTGCGCAGTCGGGGACACCACGGTCGGGGATGCCACGGTCGGGGATGCCACGGTCGGGGATGCCTCGCTCGGAGACATCTGCTCCACGTCGGTGCTCGCCTGCAGTTGCGTCTCAACATGCAGCACCCAGTCGTCTATCGTCCTTGCCGGGTCGTCCGGGTGACTCTGAGCAATCAGTGTCACCGTTCGGGCGGCGTGGTCAAACATGATCGCTCGATCAACCTCGAGGAACGCCGCATCCGGGTACCGCGACGGGTGCACCGGGACACCCACGGTCTGCGCCCCCAGTTCATAACCGAGAAAGCCCACCCAGCCCAACTCAAACTGGGTATCAAACCCCGCATCCGCTGTAGGTTCCGCAGCGGGTGAGACGGTCGCGGGAAGCTCGTCGCGCAGAAAGTCGAAAATGGTTCGACGAGACACCACTGCAGGGGCATCCATGGTGGCCGGTCGCACCACGCTAATACTCGTGTCGGCAACGCAGGCGGTCACGAATCGGGACCGCGGGCCGGCGGACCCCAGATAGCTGCGTCCCGTCTGCGCACCCGCACCGGCATCCAGCCAAAACGAATGGGAATCTTGTGCATATAGCGCCTGAAAGACGCACGACGGATCCCACCATTCCTTCAGGGGAATATGTTGCACGTGTCCACTCACCCTGTAAGCCTAAGCTGCCAACCCGGGTCTGCGGAGGCCAAACGGGGGTAAACGCCCACGTCATCCGCTTAGGCTGGGAAAGATGAATGATCTTCTCAGCTGGATCCTCGAGACCGTGTCGAGTGTAGATCCGGTGCTGCGTACGGCGCTAGCGGGTATCGCCATCATGCTCGAGACCTCCGTACTCGTCGGCCTTGTGGTGCCGGGCGACACGATTGTCATTGTTGCCAGCACGGCCGTGACGAACCCGGTGGAGTATGTCGCCCTCGTGGTCACGGTGATCTGCGGTGCCCTGATCGGTGAGAGCATCGGTTTCGCTCTGGGCCGGTATTTCGGGCCCCGCATTCGACGCAGTCGCCTCGGGTGCCGCATCGGAGAGGCCAATTGGATCCGGGCCGAAAACTATCTGCAGCGCCGCGGCGGAGTGGCCGTCTTCATCTCACGCTTCCTACCCGTTCTGCATTCCCTCATTCCGGTCACGGTGGGAATGAGTGCCATGCGCTACCGCACCTTCATGGCCTGGACGGTTCCCGCCTGCATCCTGTGGACGGTGGCGTATGTCTCGGTGGGCTCGGCCGCTGCGGGTACCTACCGCGAACTGAGCGGCGGATTACACGCCGCCGGTTACATCTTTGTCGGTATTATCTCGCTCTTCATCGTGGCTGTGGTGCTGGTGAAAAAATGGCTGCACCGGCGCGAGTTACACCACATGCAGTGACACTCAGTTCAGCATCACCAGCTCAGTGCAGCATCACCCGAGAGGTGATGAGCTCAGCCGGTACCGGCGTGTGCGAGATGAGCAAGACCGCACGGTGAGCATCGGCCGCCACCGTGAGAATATCATGAATCAGGCGCTCACCCTGCTCGGCATCTACGTTGGCGGTGGGCTCGTCGATGATGAGAATGGGAAAGTCGGCCAGCAGAGCTCGGGCGAGGGCAATGCGCTGCGCCTGCCCGCCGGAGACGAGCGCCCCGCGCTCCCCCACCCGCGCGTCGAGACCGCCGCGCGCACGTGCCCAGTCGAGCAGCCCCACCCGGGCCAGCATCGACTCCAACTCGGCGTCCGTGGCGGTGTCCTTGGCAAACAAGAGATTCTGACGGATGCTGTCGTCGAACAACCACGGGCGCTGCTCACACAGTCCCACCACACCTCTCACCTCCGACTGCGGGAGGTCGCTGGCCTCGATACCGCCGAGGCGATAGGACCCGGTGTAGTCCAGAAAGCGCACCAGAGCGTTGGCCAGTGTGGTCTTGCCCGCACCGCTGGCCCCGCCGAGGTGCACGCGATCCCCGGGAGCGAGCCGGAGTGTGACCCCGCTCACCGCTGGTGACACGCCACCCGGCCAGCGCACACCAACGTTGGTCAGCTCGAGAACGACCGGGAGCGACCGGTCCAGGTGAGGAGAGGTAGACCCGTCTGTGCGGTCGACCGGATGCTCCACCGGATGCTCTCGCGGAATTTCACGCGGAACCTCGCTGGGGACCACCGTGGCCACGCGCTCGGCACTGGAGTGCACCTGGCGAAAAGCTCCGACCGCCAGCGGAATCATGCCGAACACTTCGAAGACGGCGAGCGGAACGAGCACGATCACCACGAACGCGGGCGCGGTCAGTGCACCGTCCGTGCCAAGAGCCGGGATGCCCCAGATGAGCGCGGCAATGGTGGCCGCCCCCGCACACAGGGACACCACCGCGGATTGCAGGCCGGCACCGAGTGCACTCTGCAGGCTCGCGCGTCGCAGCCGGTCGTCAACCCGACCGAACTTTTCCAGCCGTGCGTCGAGCGCACCAAAGGCCGTGAGCACGTCTAGGTTGTCGAGAATCTCCAGAACCTCGGTAGACAGTGCTCCGTGCAGGGGTGCAAGGGTGCGTTCTGCCCGAGCCGCCAACACGCTGGACATCAGGGTACCGATTAGGCCCGCCAGCACGAGGGACACCAGAAGCCCCAGACCTGCCGCGGGGAGGATCATCCACACTCCCACGACGCTGAGTGCCGCTGTGATCCCGGAAACGAGCAGTGGCTGAACGACCCGCAGTGGCAGGTCCTGAAGAGCATCCACATCACGCACCAGCCGGCTCAGAAGATCCCCGCGCCGCGTCTGGCCCAGCCCGGCCGGTGCGAGTGGCACCAACCGCGCGAAGATCCCCACGCGCAGGTCGGCGAGCTGCCCGAATGCGGCATCGTGGCTGGCCACACGCTCCAGGTAACGAAACACCGATCGACCCAGCGCGAAGGCACGAACACCAACGACACCGAGCGACAGGAATAGGATCGGCGGCATCTCAGCTGCCCGCGTGATGAGCCAGGCCGAGACGGCCAGAAGCGACACGGCGAGCGCCGCACTGAGCACGCCGGCAGCGAGACCCGGGAGAAAGCGTCGAAGACGCGGCTGCGCCAAACGGAGCACAGCGCGTGTCGCTGGGCGAGCGGATGCCTGTACGCTGCTTTCGGACCTAGACATGGCTGCTCTCGGACCTAGACCTGACTGCCTCTCGCAGCAGCACGGTTCGATCGGCCGCGGCGGTGACAGCGGGACGGTGGCTGACCACAATCACAGCCCGCCCCTGTGCGGCGAGGCTGCGGAGCCCCTGCAGGAGATCGTTTTCCGTTGCGGCGTCCAGGGCCGAGGTGGGCTCGTCAAAGACCACCACGGTGCAGTTGTGCGCCTGTGCGCGGTAGATGGCCCGCGCTACCGCCACCCGCTGCGCCTGCCCACCCGAAAGCCCGCTGCCACCGGCGCCCAGAATGGTGTCTGGGTCGAGGTGGGCTGCGCCCGCAGCCACCAGCGACCGGGTAACGAGTGCCGTGTCCACGATCTCTTCCCCGAGGGCCACGTTCTGGCGAATCGTGCCCTGAAGCAGACCGGGACGCTGCCCACACCAGGCGAGCCAGGATCGATCGCCTCGGGGCGACACCGGCACCGTGCCCACGAACACCTGGCCCTCAAACGCCACAAACCCGAGGAGAGCAGCCACCAGGGTTGACTTACCCACACCACTCGGGCCACTGATGACGGTGAGTTCTCCGGCCATAAATTCTGCATCGAGCCGATCGATCACCACGTTGTCACCACGCCGAACGGTGAGGGAATCGAGGCGGAGCGACCCGGCATCCGCTGGGCGTGCAGCAGACCCCGCTGCCGACTCCGCTGCCAACGTTGCGGGGAGGTTGCCATCGAGAAGAGCAAACACCTCTTCCGCTGCCGCCAGCCCGTCGGCAGCGGCATGAAACTGCGCGCCGACGCGTTGCACGGGCAAGAATGCTTCCGGCGCGAGGAGCAGCACAAACAGGCCCACCGACAGCGCCAGCGACCCATCGACGAGCCGCAGGCCGATGGAGACGGCAATGAGGGCCACGGACAGGCTGGCGGCGAGCTCGAGCACGAAACCGCTGAGGAAAGACACCCGCAGCACCTTCATGGTTCTCGCTCGGTAGTCTTCCGTGATCTCCCGAATGCGGGTGAACTGACGCGACTCGCGCCCAAAGATCTTGAGCGTGCCAAGTCCCCCCACCACGTCGAGAAACCCGGTGCCGAGGCGCTGCAGCGCATCCCACTGCTGCTTCTGCACGCCCGCTGTCGCTTTGCCAATGAGCACCATGAAGATGGGGATGAGTGGCAGCACAATGATGACGGTGACTCCACTCGGAATGTCATTCACGAGCATCACAAGCACGAGAAGAGGTGTGGCGATCACAGTCAGCAGCAGCTGCGGCAGGTACCGGGAAAAGTAATTGTCGAGTGAATCAAGCCCCGTGGTCACCGTGGTTGCTAGACGTGCGCCCTGACGATCGGCGACCCATTCGGGACCCCGTTCCGCCAGCGTGGCCAGCACCTTCTGGCGTAGTTGTGCCTTCACCTGCGCCGCGCCCCGGCTCGCAGCCACGTCGAGCAGCCAAATCACCACGGCTCGTGCCGCAATGACGCCCGCCAGAGCGGCAATCGTGGGCACAAGATCCGTGAGAGTTCGGCCGTCGATGGCGCCGGTGATTGCGTGGCTCAACAGCCACGCGAAGGCCACGATCAGCACGGTTTGAGCGAGGCCCAGTGCGGCGCCAATCGACAGAAACCAGCGCACGGCAGTGGCGTAGCGCAGCAGTCTGGGGTCGAGTGGTCGCACGTGCGTCAGTGTACGGCGGACTCGATGTGAGCTCGCCCAATCCGCTTACGGAACACCCAGTAGGTGAAGGCCTGGTAGCCGAGAATAACGGGCATGCCAATCAGTGCGGTCCAGCTCATCACCTCGAGGGTGTACTGCGACGACGAGGCATTGGCGATGGTCAGGCTGTTGGCCGCGTCATTGCTCGCGGGCATCACGAACGGGAACAGTGAGGCAAAGAGGGTGAGCACGACCAGACCGATGGTGAGAGCCATCAGACCGAATGCCGACCGCTCGGCTCCCCGCAGGTTGGCCGCGAACGAGGCGATCAGGGTCAGGGCCGCCACCGCGGCCAGAACAGCGGACGCCAGCGTACCGAATTCAAGCGTGGTCCAGACGAGGAAGGTGGCCCCGACGATGATCGTGACGATCCCGGCCTGAACGGCCAGTTTTTGCGCTCGTGAGCGGATGTCCCCCTCGGTCTTGAGCGTCACGAAAATTACGCCGTGGGTGAAGAACAAAAGCAGCGTCGCACTTCCGCCGAGCAGGGCATAGGGATTCAGCAGGTCGAAGAACGAGCCAATGTAGTTGAAGTTGGCGTCCAGCGGCACACCACGCACCACGTTCGCGAACGCCACGCCCCACAGGAAGGCCGGCACGGCCGAGCCGACAATGATCATGCCGTCAAACCACCGCTTCCACTCCGATTCCGGACGCTGGTGGCGGTATTCGAACGACACACCGCGCACGATCAGTGCCAGCAGAATCAGCAGCAGCGGCAGGTAAAAACCGCTGAACATGGTGGCGTACCACTCGGGGAACGCGGCAAACAGCGAGGCGCCGGCCACGATGACCCAGGTTTCGTTGAGGTCCCAGACGGGGCCGATCGTGTTGATCAGCACCCGTCGGTCGGTGTCGTCCCGGCTGAGGAAAGGGAGGGACATACCCACGCCGAAGTCGAACCCGTCGAGTACGAAGTACCCGATGAACATGACGGCGATGATCCAGAACCAGAGAATATTGAGATCCATTACGTGCTCCTGCTATCCGTCGCCTAGTAAACCGTGACCGCGCGCTTGACGATGTCGGACTCTTCGTCCAACTCCGGCGCATCGTCGGGGCCCTTTTGCACGGCCCGGATGATGAGCTTGAATTCAACGACCGCGAGAATTCCGTAGAGCACCGTGAAGGCGATCAGGGAAATCAAGATCTCCACACCGGTCACGCCGGGTGAGACGCCGTCCGCTGTCTTCAGCAGACCGAATACGAGCCACGGCTGCCGGCCCATCTCGGTGAAGACCCATCCCACGGTCATGGCGAGAAGCGATGCCGGGAAGCTCCAGATGGCGAGCTTCCAGACCCACTTTTGTGCGGGCATCCGTCCCTTGCGGGTGAGGAAAAGACCAACGACAGCGACGAGCATGTGGACGAGGCCGAGGGCGATCATCCACCGGAATGCCCAGTAGGTGATCCAGATGGTGGGTGTGTAGTCGCCGGGGCCGTAGGTGGACACGTACTGTGCCTGCAGGTTGTTGATGCCCTGCACGGTGCCGTCGAAGGTGTGTGTCGAGAGGAAGGACAGCAGGTACGGGATGCGGATGGAGAAGAGCTCGTGCACGCCGTCGGGGGTACCGAGAGTGAAGACCGAGAACGACGCATTGGCGCCGGTGGCCGTGTGGTATAGCGCCTCGGCTGCGGCCATCTTCATCGGCTGCACCTCGCCCATGATGAGACTCAGCTGGTCGCCCGCGAGCGTTGTGCCGATGCCGGCGATGATCATCATCCACATACCGAATTTGAGGGCTGGACGCATGGTCTCAAAGTGCTGGTTGCGCGCGAGGTGCCAGGCAGCGACCGAAATGATCAGGCCTGCTGACACCATGAAGCACGCAAAAATGGTGTGCGGAAAAGCGGCTAACGCGATGGGGTTGGTGAGGAGT
This sequence is a window from Cryobacterium sp. CG_9.6. Protein-coding genes within it:
- a CDS encoding DedA family protein — protein: MNDLLSWILETVSSVDPVLRTALAGIAIMLETSVLVGLVVPGDTIVIVASTAVTNPVEYVALVVTVICGALIGESIGFALGRYFGPRIRRSRLGCRIGEANWIRAENYLQRRGGVAVFISRFLPVLHSLIPVTVGMSAMRYRTFMAWTVPACILWTVAYVSVGSAAAGTYRELSGGLHAAGYIFVGIISLFIVAVVLVKKWLHRRELHHMQ
- the cydB gene encoding cytochrome d ubiquinol oxidase subunit II, producing MDLNILWFWIIAVMFIGYFVLDGFDFGVGMSLPFLSRDDTDRRVLINTIGPVWDLNETWVIVAGASLFAAFPEWYATMFSGFYLPLLLILLALIVRGVSFEYRHQRPESEWKRWFDGMIIVGSAVPAFLWGVAFANVVRGVPLDANFNYIGSFFDLLNPYALLGGSATLLLFFTHGVIFVTLKTEGDIRSRAQKLAVQAGIVTIIVGATFLVWTTLEFGTLASAVLAAVAALTLIASFAANLRGAERSAFGLMALTIGLVVLTLFASLFPFVMPASNDAANSLTIANASSSQYTLEVMSWTALIGMPVILGYQAFTYWVFRKRIGRAHIESAVH
- the cydD gene encoding thiol reductant ABC exporter subunit CydD codes for the protein MRPLDPRLLRYATAVRWFLSIGAALGLAQTVLIVAFAWLLSHAITGAIDGRTLTDLVPTIAALAGVIAARAVVIWLLDVAASRGAAQVKAQLRQKVLATLAERGPEWVADRQGARLATTVTTGLDSLDNYFSRYLPQLLLTVIATPLLVLVMLVNDIPSGVTVIIVLPLIPIFMVLIGKATAGVQKQQWDALQRLGTGFLDVVGGLGTLKIFGRESRQFTRIREITEDYRARTMKVLRVSFLSGFVLELAASLSVALIAVSIGLRLVDGSLALSVGLFVLLLAPEAFLPVQRVGAQFHAAADGLAAAEEVFALLDGNLPATLAAESAAGSAARPADAGSLRLDSLTVRRGDNVVIDRLDAEFMAGELTVISGPSGVGKSTLVAALLGFVAFEGQVFVGTVPVSPRGDRSWLAWCGQRPGLLQGTIRQNVALGEEIVDTALVTRSLVAAGAAHLDPDTILGAGGSGLSGGQAQRVAVARAIYRAQAHNCTVVVFDEPTSALDAATENDLLQGLRSLAAQGRAVIVVSHRPAVTAAADRTVLLREAVRSRSESSHV
- a CDS encoding anthranilate synthase component I family protein; amino-acid sequence: MSGHVQHIPLKEWWDPSCVFQALYAQDSHSFWLDAGAGAQTGRSYLGSAGPRSRFVTACVADTSISVVRPATMDAPAVVSRRTIFDFLRDELPATVSPAAEPTADAGFDTQFELGWVGFLGYELGAQTVGVPVHPSRYPDAAFLEVDRAIMFDHAARTVTLIAQSHPDDPARTIDDWVLHVETQLQASTDVEQMSPSEASPTVASPTVASPTVVSPTAQWRHTPTRYAALIDECLASIRAGDAYQVCLTNEIEVAGHVDPVEAYLRLRAGSPSHHGGLLRFGETALLSASPEQFLNVTASGRVRTKPIKGTRARSTDPLRDQELARELRASEKECAENLMIVDLMRNDLGRVAELGSVAVTSLLAVESYPHVHQLVSTIEATLAPGVTGIDAVVACFPAGSMTGAPKQSAMGIINRIEDGPRGVYAGAFGYFGRDGSIDLAIVIRSIVLGKTTAIIGTGGGITALSAATEEIEETRIKAAALLAVLGIPDESCRAALSGSESAASTSGG
- the cydC gene encoding thiol reductant ABC exporter subunit CydC, with the translated sequence MSRSESSVQASARPATRAVLRLAQPRLRRFLPGLAAGVLSAALAVSLLAVSAWLITRAAEMPPILFLSLGVVGVRAFALGRSVFRYLERVASHDAAFGQLADLRVGIFARLVPLAPAGLGQTRRGDLLSRLVRDVDALQDLPLRVVQPLLVSGITAALSVVGVWMILPAAGLGLLVSLVLAGLIGTLMSSVLAARAERTLAPLHGALSTEVLEILDNLDVLTAFGALDARLEKFGRVDDRLRRASLQSALGAGLQSAVVSLCAGAATIAALIWGIPALGTDGALTAPAFVVIVLVPLAVFEVFGMIPLAVGAFRQVHSSAERVATVVPSEVPREIPREHPVEHPVDRTDGSTSPHLDRSLPVVLELTNVGVRWPGGVSPAVSGVTLRLAPGDRVHLGGASGAGKTTLANALVRFLDYTGSYRLGGIEASDLPQSEVRGVVGLCEQRPWLFDDSIRQNLLFAKDTATDAELESMLARVGLLDWARARGGLDARVGERGALVSGGQAQRIALARALLADFPILIIDEPTANVDAEQGERLIHDILTVAADAHRAVLLISHTPVPAELITSRVMLH
- a CDS encoding cytochrome ubiquinol oxidase subunit I, with the translated sequence MNEWLDPLLLSRWQFGLTTIYHFLFVPLTIGMALTVAIFQTAWVRTNKAKYLQLTHFFGKIFLINFAMGVVTGIVQEFQFGMNWSDYSRFVGDVFGAPLAFEGILAFFLEATFIGLWIFGWDKLPKKVHLATIWLTVLGSISSAYFILAANAFMQNPVAYRINPEKGRAELTSIGELLTNPIALAAFPHTIFACFMVSAGLIISVAAWHLARNQHFETMRPALKFGMWMMIIAGIGTTLAGDQLSLIMGEVQPMKMAAAEALYHTATGANASFSVFTLGTPDGVHELFSIRIPYLLSFLSTHTFDGTVQGINNLQAQYVSTYGPGDYTPTIWITYWAFRWMIALGLVHMLVAVVGLFLTRKGRMPAQKWVWKLAIWSFPASLLAMTVGWVFTEMGRQPWLVFGLLKTADGVSPGVTGVEILISLIAFTVLYGILAVVEFKLIIRAVQKGPDDAPELDEESDIVKRAVTVY